In Streptomyces sp. NBC_00654, the genomic window CGCACGATCGCACCCCAAGGCTCGCCGCTGGGCAAGATCGGTCTGTGCCTGAGCCTCGGTCGACGTTCTCGGATGATGGCCCGAGCGGGCCGCTCCTGCCGACGCTGGAGCCTGCCGCGCTGGCTGAGTTGGTCATTGATCAGCTGGCTCCGGCTGACCGGAAGAAGCTGACGACTCTACTGATCACATACAACAGCTCCCAGATCGCCAGGAGTCCGGAGAACCAAGCCCCGAAGGCCGAGAGCGGCTCCACTGCGCGAGAAACGACGGTCTGACTTCCGCACAACGCAAAAAGCGGCCCTCCGCCCAGGTGTACCTGGGCTTCAGTTCTAGCGGCAACGCCGTTCAGTTAGGCGCGGTGGCTGTTCGTCAAGGTTGGTGAACGAGGCAGCGGAGCTGCTGTAGAAGAGGTCTGTCCTCCAAGACATCCTCACCACAGGAGCTCCGCTGTTGGAACAGGCTGCCATAACCAGGACGGCGCGGGTAGCGGCCGGGGTGTTCGCGCCGGGGCATATCGGTGAGCTGACCCGGATCGTCCCGTTCGAGATGGTCGACGAGGTGCTGGCGGAGACCCGTGCGGTGCAGCGCAGGGTCCGGCTGGTGCCGGCGCGGGTCACGGTGTACCTCCTACTGGCCGCGGCCCTCTTCAGCGGGCTGGGCTACCAGCAGGTCTTCGACCGATTGTGTGCCGGGCTTTCGGGCCTGCCGCTGCTCCGGCCCAGCGGCAGCGCTCTTCGCCAGGCCCGCCAGCGGCTGGGGCCGGCACCGATGAAAGCGCTGTTCCATCTGGTGAGCGGCCCTGCGGCCACGACCGCTGCCGCCGGGCGCTGGCGGGGCCTGAGAATCGTCGCGGTCGACGGCACCCTGCTGCCGGTCCCGGACTGCCCGTCCAACCTCACGGTTTTCACCCGGCAGCGGCTCGGCAACGGGACCTCGGGCTACCCGCAACTGCGCCTGACCGCGCTGGTGGCCTGCGGAACCAGGTCGGTGATCGGGGCCGTGTTCGGTCCGGCCACGACCGGTGAGCTGGAGTACGCCCGCCGCCTGACGGTGGACCTTCGGGCCGGGATGCTGCTGCTGGGCGACCGGAACTTCTCCGCCGCCGCGCTGCTGAACCAGCTCGCCGCCACCGGCGCCGATCTACTGGTCCGCTGCAAGGCCAACCGGAAACTGCCAACAGTGGCCCGCTGCCGCGACGGCTCAGTACTGACCCGCATCGGAGCGCTGACCGTGCGGGTCATCGACGCCGAGATCACCATCCGCACCGCCCAGGGCACCCGCACCGGCCACTACCGGCTGCTGACCACCCTCACCGACCCTGCCACCCACCCGGCCGGTGAACTCGTCCGGCTCTACCACGAGCGCTGGGAGATCGAGACCGCCTACGCGGAACTGAAGTCCACGATCCTGGGCGGACGCGTCCTGCGGGCCCGCACCCCGGACGGCATCGAGCAGGAAGTCTGGGCCCTGCTGACCGCCTACCAGGCACTACGCACTGCGATGACCGACGCCACCGACAGCATCCCGGGCACCGACCCGGACCGGGCCGGCTTCACGACCGCGCTCGTCGCCGCCCGAGACCAGCTCGTCCTGGCCGCCGGCGTCATCACCGGCACCGACATCGACCTCGTCGGCACGATCGGCCGCCACATTCTGGCCCACCTCTTGCCCACCCGGCGGGTCCGCACCAAAGACCGCATCGTCAAACGCGCGATCTCCAAATACAACGCACGCGGACCCGCCATCGACCGCACCACCTACAAAGCCACCATCAGCATCACCATGCCCACGAGCCGCCCTTGACACCCCCAGCCCCGCCCTAACTGAACGGCGTTGGTTCTAGCGGTCGTTGCAACACTGCTCGCCTCAGGTGGTGAGTAGATCACGTAGACGCTCGGCTGGTGTATCCCAGCCGAGCGTCTTGCGTGGGCGGCCGTTGAGCTCCTGGGCGACGTGTTCGAGGTCCTCGGGACTGTGCAGGCTCAGGTCGGTGCCCTTGGGGACGTACTGGCGCAACAAGCCGTTGGTGTTCTCGTTCGAGCTGCGCTGCCAGGGCGAGGCGGGATCGCAGAAGTAGACCGGCATCCCGGTGGCCATGGTGAACTGCTTGTGCCGCGCCATCTCGGTCCCCTGGTCCCAGGTGAGAGAGCCCCGCAGGTGCGGGGGCAGGGTCTGGACGGTGCGGACCAGGCCGTCGCGGACGGCTGCGGCGTCGTGGGAGCTGGCGGGCAGGTGGACCAGCATGGTGTAGCGGGTGGTCCGCTCGACCAGGGTTGCGATGGCGGACCGGCCGTGCGCGCCGACGGCCTGGCGGCGGTCGTGGTCGTCCTTGATCCGGGCGGCCCCCTGGCCGTACGGATCGGCGGCGAGGCGCTGGACACCGATGTCGAACTGCGCCCGCTGCGCCGGTGTCATGTCCCGCCCGGGTGCAGCGCGGCGGCGGAGGAGGTTACTACCCCTCGAAGGGGCGATGAGGACCGGCAGGACCGGCCGCAGTAGATGCGCGGCTTCGTGCGTTGCTACCCCTCGAAGGGGCGATGAGGACTAGTGACCGGCCCTTCCAGGACGTACTGGGTGCCGTGTTGCTACCCGTCGAAGGGCCGATGAGGACCCGACCTCGCCCGGCAGTGGGCCGAAGAGTGGGCCGCGTTGCTACCCCTCGAAGGG contains:
- a CDS encoding IS4 family transposase — encoded protein: MEQAAITRTARVAAGVFAPGHIGELTRIVPFEMVDEVLAETRAVQRRVRLVPARVTVYLLLAAALFSGLGYQQVFDRLCAGLSGLPLLRPSGSALRQARQRLGPAPMKALFHLVSGPAATTAAAGRWRGLRIVAVDGTLLPVPDCPSNLTVFTRQRLGNGTSGYPQLRLTALVACGTRSVIGAVFGPATTGELEYARRLTVDLRAGMLLLGDRNFSAAALLNQLAATGADLLVRCKANRKLPTVARCRDGSVLTRIGALTVRVIDAEITIRTAQGTRTGHYRLLTTLTDPATHPAGELVRLYHERWEIETAYAELKSTILGGRVLRARTPDGIEQEVWALLTAYQALRTAMTDATDSIPGTDPDRAGFTTALVAARDQLVLAAGVITGTDIDLVGTIGRHILAHLLPTRRVRTKDRIVKRAISKYNARGPAIDRTTYKATISITMPTSRP